A window of the Arenibacter algicola genome harbors these coding sequences:
- a CDS encoding HNH endonuclease has product MYKLHKFRERNTKIIKAKKNSYFKSNGKLDCEVCGFDFYLKYGELGKGFIECHHKTPLSELEPNTETKLSDLALVCSNCHRMLHKEISTLSISTLKEILNSN; this is encoded by the coding sequence ATTTATAAGCTTCATAAATTCCGAGAGCGTAATACTAAAATTATTAAGGCTAAAAAGAATAGTTATTTTAAGTCTAATGGAAAGTTAGATTGCGAGGTATGTGGATTTGATTTCTATTTGAAATATGGTGAATTAGGCAAAGGCTTTATTGAATGTCACCACAAGACGCCACTTTCAGAATTGGAGCCAAACACAGAAACAAAACTTTCGGACCTTGCCCTGGTTTGTTCTAATTGTCATAGAATGCTACATAAGGAAATAAGTACTTTAAGTATATCTACTTTAAAAGAAATCCTTAATTCCAACTAA
- a CDS encoding IS3 family transposase (programmed frameshift) — protein MKENRRIYSKEFKQKAVELSHVRGNVNDIARELGVRSELLYRWRREFAHDPSLSFSGNGNKQLTPEAKEVARLKRELADVTMERDNLKKGDRHLLRERQEIYKFMKDHRLEFHVGKMCKVFKVSKSGFYRSQRMLPCDRDNENRMLLFQIGRIHQKSKATYGSPRITDELRAQGFDVSRPRVARLMKQKGIRAVHAKKFVVTTDSKHKYPVAENKLDRNFSAQAKARAWVSDITYIKTGRGWLYLTIIIDLFDRKVIGWSLSSDLSAANTCMAAWRMAVKNRPLSGKLIFHSDRGVQYACNAFRNLLGSYEGVQQSMSRKGNCWDNAVAESFFKSIKVELIYRTRYKRKEQAAISVFEWIETWYNRNRRHSALGNRTILEFEQIMQFKNVA, from the exons ATGAAAGAAAACAGAAGAATCTACAGTAAAGAATTTAAACAAAAGGCGGTGGAATTGAGCCACGTTCGTGGCAATGTGAACGATATTGCCCGTGAACTGGGTGTCAGATCGGAACTTCTCTATCGCTGGAGACGAGAGTTTGCCCATGATCCTTCCCTGTCCTTTAGTGGCAACGGGAATAAACAGCTCACCCCGGAAGCAAAAGAAGTTGCCAGGTTAAAAAGGGAGCTCGCCGATGTAACCATGGAGCGGGATA ATCTTAAAAAAGGCGATAGGCATCTTCTCCGCGAGCGACAGGAAATCTACAAATTCATGAAGGACCACCGATTGGAATTTCATGTTGGGAAGATGTGCAAAGTTTTTAAAGTGAGCAAAAGTGGGTTTTACAGAAGTCAAAGAATGCTTCCTTGCGACCGGGACAATGAGAACCGGATGCTACTTTTTCAAATTGGGCGGATACACCAGAAAAGTAAGGCGACCTACGGAAGCCCGCGGATAACCGATGAGCTCAGGGCCCAAGGATTCGATGTGTCCAGGCCACGGGTGGCCCGGCTGATGAAACAAAAAGGTATACGGGCCGTGCATGCTAAAAAGTTTGTGGTCACCACCGATTCCAAACACAAATATCCGGTAGCAGAAAATAAATTGGACAGAAACTTTTCAGCGCAAGCTAAGGCCCGGGCCTGGGTATCGGACATCACCTACATAAAGACCGGGAGGGGATGGCTTTACTTAACGATAATTATTGACCTTTTCGACCGTAAGGTCATAGGTTGGTCACTCAGTAGCGATCTGAGTGCCGCAAACACTTGTATGGCCGCATGGAGAATGGCTGTTAAAAACAGACCGCTTTCGGGAAAATTGATATTCCATTCGGATAGGGGCGTACAATATGCCTGCAATGCCTTTAGAAACCTATTGGGCAGTTATGAAGGAGTTCAGCAGAGTATGAGCAGGAAAGGGAACTGTTGGGACAATGCCGTTGCGGAAAGCTTCTTTAAATCCATAAAGGTAGAACTCATATACAGGACCCGTTATAAGAGAAAAGAACAGGCCGCTATATCTGTGTTCGAGTGGATAGAAACCTGGTATAACCGAAACAGAAGACATTCAGCTCTGGGTAACCGCACAATACTAGAATTTGAACAAATAATGCAATTTAAAAATGTAGCTTAA
- a CDS encoding tyrosine-type recombinase/integrase, producing MATIKIALDKRADHTTKDNKHPLVLRIGHAGKTRDIPFNLHLKENQYNFNTGKITGILNAVRHTKRTHKIYSDVDLWVHENQGGIKKWEMDRLKSEIEERFFKISPSRTILNHGGKYLSRLRLEQRFSTASSYEDALKSLIKFRRHLKGMTDTKIKTLYEIKEDKLVPLDEFKDLDMEIKAIDYGFAKDFKAYLSNRYKSKNTPAIFLRSLQAIMNDAGKTFEDLRSHKPLSNIKKKSHANAPAPLDLEDIHKIRMLELEPRTPIWDNRNYLLFMFNNMGMNFFDMAILKRFQFEDNRIKYFRKKTHYEGDYFSVLQSDESLKIINHYLNGQKDNEYLFPIIPENTSPERLHKVNKAKAKIFNEYAARIAALLGIEKKITTYTLRDTWTNIGLDMGIDIRKISSGLGHSSVQVTEKHYGKSVTAKILDEINAKITGA from the coding sequence ATGGCCACTATTAAGATAGCCCTTGATAAACGGGCAGACCACACTACCAAAGATAATAAACACCCGTTGGTTTTACGCATAGGGCACGCCGGAAAAACACGAGATATTCCATTCAATTTACACTTAAAAGAAAATCAATACAATTTTAACACTGGAAAAATAACAGGTATATTGAATGCCGTGCGCCATACCAAGCGAACCCATAAAATCTATTCCGATGTGGATTTATGGGTCCATGAAAACCAGGGCGGAATCAAGAAATGGGAAATGGATCGTTTGAAATCAGAAATTGAAGAACGCTTTTTTAAAATTTCACCGTCCCGGACCATCTTAAACCATGGAGGGAAATATCTTTCTCGCTTGCGCCTGGAACAACGCTTTTCCACCGCCAGTTCTTACGAAGATGCATTAAAGTCCCTGATTAAATTTAGGAGACATTTAAAAGGAATGACGGACACTAAAATAAAAACTCTTTATGAAATCAAAGAAGACAAATTGGTGCCTCTTGATGAATTCAAGGATTTGGACATGGAAATCAAGGCCATAGACTATGGTTTTGCGAAGGACTTTAAAGCCTATTTAAGTAACCGCTATAAATCAAAAAATACGCCGGCAATATTCCTAAGAAGTTTACAAGCTATTATGAACGATGCAGGTAAGACTTTTGAGGATCTAAGAAGCCATAAGCCATTATCGAACATCAAAAAGAAGAGCCATGCGAATGCTCCTGCCCCACTTGATTTGGAGGATATTCATAAAATTAGAATGTTGGAATTAGAGCCTAGAACCCCGATTTGGGACAATCGAAATTATCTATTGTTCATGTTCAATAATATGGGAATGAATTTTTTTGACATGGCAATATTAAAACGTTTCCAGTTTGAGGATAATCGTATCAAGTATTTTCGAAAAAAAACTCATTATGAGGGGGATTATTTTAGCGTACTGCAGAGTGATGAATCATTAAAAATTATAAATCATTATTTAAACGGTCAAAAAGATAACGAATACCTATTTCCAATCATACCTGAAAATACTTCACCAGAACGCTTGCATAAAGTAAACAAAGCAAAAGCAAAAATTTTCAATGAGTATGCAGCGAGAATTGCCGCCTTGTTGGGAATAGAAAAAAAGATTACTACATACACGCTTCGGGACACGTGGACTAATATTGGTCTTGACATGGGAATAGACATCCGTAAAATATCTTCCGGACTTGGTCATTCGAGTGTTCAAGTGACCGAGAAGCACTATGGCAAAAGCGTTACGGCAAAAATACTCGATGAAATTAATGCCAAGATTACTGGAGCATAA